The sequence GGCCCCGCTCGCGCAGCGCACGACCACTTCCTCGCGGGTCGGAATGCGCGACGACTCGCAGCTGCCCGGCGCCACCGGGTCCTGGTCCGGCACCTGTCCTACGAACGGAGGCTCGCCGCGCGAGTACCTTACCGTGCCATCCGGACCGATCAGCGCCTGGTAGTGCACGGTGAAACCGCGGTTCCCCGACTCCGGATCCCGGGCCTCCACCAGGGAGAGCACATCCTCCAGCCGCGCCTGCGAGCTGGAGGTGCTGTCCGCCGCGAGGACCACCGGGTGCCGCGCCACCAGCAACCCCACCACCTTGACCCGCTTCTCCAGCAACTTCATGGTGGTGTCCTGCTGCTGGCTGGGGAAGTACACGCCGCAGAAGGCGGCCACCGCCAGACAGGGCACGAGCACCGCGATGGCCACCTGCATCCGCAAGCTGAGCCGGCCCCACATGCGTGTCTTGCTCCCGGAAGGAATGATCCACGCCGACGCTGGCGCCCACCGACGGTAGGCGCCCCTCTCCGGAGCGTCAAACACGCCCCTGGCAGGGGGACGGCGCGCCCCCTGGCCGGGAGACGGCACCGCCCCTGGCCAGGGGACGGAGGGGCGGGCGGGCGCCGGCCGGCTGGAGCGCCGGGCGTGGGCGGGAGACCGAAAAGCTCCGCTTTTCGCCGTCATCTCAAGGGGTTGGAGCACTCCCGGAGGGGACTTTCCCTTTGACTTGGCGCGGAAGGTGCCATTAGGTTCCGCGCGCGATGACTCCCACTCCACTCTCGCCCTACCTGCCGCTGGCGGTCGTCCTGCTGCTGGCCGGTGGCATGGCGATGCTCATTCCCCAGATCACCACCCGCCTGGGGCCCCGGCGTCCGAGCGCCATCAAGTCCACCAGCTTCGAGGCCGGCTCCGAGTCGACCGGCCCGGCACGCCAGCGCTTCGCGGTGAAGTTCTACGTCGTGGCCCTGCTGTTCATCGTGTTCGACGTCGAAGCGGTGTTCCTGTACCCCTGGGCGGTGAACTTCCAGGCGCTCGGCTGGTTCGGGTACGTGGAGATGCTCGTTTTCGCGGTGACGCTCGTCGTGGGCCTTATCTACATCTGGAAGAAGGGCGCCCTGGACTGGGAGAGCTGAGACATCATGGCTGACACTGACATTGCCCCCGTACTGGCCACCCGTCGCGACGAAGCCATGGGCTTCTTCCAGCGCATGGTCTCCAAGGGCCTGGGCTGGGCCCGCAAGTATTCGCTGTTCACCTACCCGTACGCGACCGCGTGCTGCGGCATGGAGTACATGTCCGTGGCGGCGAGCCGTCACGACATCTCGCGCTTCGGCGCCGAGTTCCCCCGCTTCTCGCCGCGCCAGGCGGACCTGCTCATGGTGGTGGGCACCATCAACCTGAAGCAGGCCCCCATCCTCAAGCGCGTGTACGAGCAGATGGCCGAGCCCAAGTGGGTGGTGGCCTTCGGCGTCTGCGCGTCGTCGGGCGGCTTCTACGACAACTACGCGGTGCTCCAGGGCATCGACCGCATCATCCCGGTGGACGTCTACATCCCCGGCTGCCCGCCGCGTCCGGAGCAGGTGCTGGACGGCCTGATGCTGCTCCAGGACAAGATTGGCAACCAGGTGCACCGCATCGCCGACCGCGAGCAGCCCAACGCGACGGCCGCGCGGCACGACCTGCTGCTGTCCATGGGCAAGTAACGAATCACGCGCCCCACGCGCGGTACTCCGGGCCCCGTCTGCCTCCCCTCGAAAGAGCGGAGGCGCCGGGGCCCGGGTCTTTTCCAGCGTCGCCTACCAGCGGTGGTACGCGGGGTGGCCCGGCTTCACGGCGACGAAGGTGCCGCGGCAGGTGGCCGTCACCTTCCCGCCCGCCGTCATGGTGCCTTCGATGATGGCGCGGTCGCCCTGGATTTCCACCGGCTTCGCCTCCAGGTGCACCGGCCCCGTCATGGGCGTGGGGCGCTTGAGGGTGATGGAGTAGTCGGCGGTGACGGTGCAC comes from Pyxidicoccus trucidator and encodes:
- a CDS encoding PaaI family thioesterase encodes the protein MEGELVVADWTPAEHHQAFPGVLNGGIIGALLDCHCNWTAAYGLMKAQGADSPPCTVTADYSITLKRPTPMTGPVHLEAKPVEIQGDRAIIEGTMTAGGKVTATCRGTFVAVKPGHPAYHRW
- a CDS encoding NADH-quinone oxidoreductase subunit A; the encoded protein is MTPTPLSPYLPLAVVLLLAGGMAMLIPQITTRLGPRRPSAIKSTSFEAGSESTGPARQRFAVKFYVVALLFIVFDVEAVFLYPWAVNFQALGWFGYVEMLVFAVTLVVGLIYIWKKGALDWES
- a CDS encoding NADH-quinone oxidoreductase subunit B; translation: MADTDIAPVLATRRDEAMGFFQRMVSKGLGWARKYSLFTYPYATACCGMEYMSVAASRHDISRFGAEFPRFSPRQADLLMVVGTINLKQAPILKRVYEQMAEPKWVVAFGVCASSGGFYDNYAVLQGIDRIIPVDVYIPGCPPRPEQVLDGLMLLQDKIGNQVHRIADREQPNATAARHDLLLSMGK